Proteins encoded together in one Candidatus Roizmanbacteria bacterium CG_4_9_14_0_2_um_filter_38_17 window:
- a CDS encoding membrane protein insertion efficiency factor YidD, with the protein MRNIVVQIIKAYRHMPFAPKGACRFIPSCSTYCEESILSHGTIIGSLLCMRRVLRCNPILTKELTHDPIE; encoded by the coding sequence ATGCGTAACATAGTGGTTCAGATCATAAAAGCATATCGTCATATGCCTTTTGCGCCTAAAGGCGCGTGTAGATTTATCCCTTCATGCTCAACATATTGTGAAGAATCAATACTGAGTCATGGTACAATTATTGGGTCGTTGCTGTGCATGAGGCGCGTTTTAAGATGTAATCCTATTCTTACAAAAGAATTAACGCACGACCCTATAGAATAA